Proteins found in one Crassostrea angulata isolate pt1a10 chromosome 3, ASM2561291v2, whole genome shotgun sequence genomic segment:
- the LOC128178125 gene encoding perlucin-like protein, producing MFFVIKNQERQNLLIYLITFIVTSNMFTPVAVTTNNRILLSSVVVGATLAASLSGRFDLSANDLAVLTTVMLVLNFPGQHAPAATTPPSPTKPLCDTDWKAYNGHCYIRNAGPLSFADASVRAYLVEIDTADENNWITQNLLKDFSCADPYQCGSWTGGNDIDKENTFVWKSSNKPFTYTNWYDSNPDDDQTAENLDCVEIFYLGSWNDRPCVDKRAFLCETNQKN from the exons ATGTTTTTCGTAATAAAAAATCAAGAGAGGCAAAATTTGCTGATCTACCTAATAACATTTATTGTGACGTCCAACATGTTCACTCCAGTCGCAGTGACCACTAATAACCGGATACTGCTGAGCAGCGTGGTGGTAGGGGCCACTCTCGCCGCTTCTCTGT CTGGAAGGTTCGATTTGAGTGCAAACGATTTAGCTGTTCTTACGACTGTCATGCTTGTGTTGAACTTCCCGGGGCAGCATGCCCCCGCAGCCACCACGCCACCATCGCCAACCAAGCCAC TCTGTGATACCGACTGGAAGGCATACAACGGTCACTGCTACATCAGAAATGCTGGTCCACTCAGCTTCGCAGATGCATCTGTGA GAGCATATCTGGTTGAAATTGACACTGCGGATGAAAACAACTGGATAACACAAAATCTGTTGAAGGATTTTA GTTGCGCTGATCCCTACCAATGTGGATCTTGGACGGGTGGAAACGACATTGATAAGGAGAACACCTTTGTGTGGAAAAGCTCCAACAAACCATTCACTTACACAAACTGGTATGATTCAAACCCCGATGATGATCAAACAGCGGAGAATTTAGACTGTGTGGAAATCTTTTACCTTGGCTCGTGGAATGATAGGCCTTGCGTTGATAAAAGGGCGTTTCTTTGTGAAACGAATCAAAAAAATTAA
- the LOC128176793 gene encoding uncharacterized protein LOC128176793 has product MTINPTLGHLYHDFSISNAYTALDAQELFKTRQRNAREKRQLDEFTRSLNKAQDINLRRLELEEISVRHQLNDINLRSPSLRTGLRQQSLRRSQSFSIASPSTLSSAFQSKCASAAPSRVSYSSSQNSGTSQSSAGSGEFQLNRSKSQMFVRKVNNVTKSLSKLYEKQQRRKVEREILLRNVRKDNEELLQKSRVYFKDSDITHNLEEILGETCNISDETVPQKATDNPAKQDVEYTEPLTLPNINNAIALEKGTNSTLFPMDNLSTEVQPSRSDDFDLSEFKVSSRSSRTIPEVWQLYKNKVSHNDEDVREPLLVTITARYRRTLVD; this is encoded by the coding sequence ATGACGATCAACCCTACCCTCGGCCATCTGTATCACGACTTCAGCATCAGCAACGCGTACACAGCTCTTGATGCccaagaactttttaaaactagACAACGGAATGCGCGCGAAAAACGCCAACTGGACGAGTTTACTAGGTCTTTGAATAAGGCCCAGGATATTAACCTTAGGAGACTGGAACTAGAGGAAATCAGTGTTCGGCACCAGTTGAATGACATTAATCTTCGTTCTCCTTCACTAAGAACTGGACTCCGGCAGCAGTCGTTAAGGCGGTCTCAATCTTTCAGCATCGCCAGCCCCAGCACATTGTCGTCTGCTTTTCAGTCAAAATGTGCGTCTGCCGCTCCTTCTCGTGTCTCGTATTCATCATCTCAGAACTCGGGGACAAGCCAGTCTTCCGCTGGATCAGGGGAGTTTCAACTGAATCGTAGTAAGTCTCAGATGTTTGTGCGGAAAGTGAACAATGTGACAAAATCTCTAAGCAAACTGTACGAAAAACAGCAACGAAGAAAAGTAGAGAGGGAAATTCTGCTAAGGAATGTTAGAAAAGACAATGAAGAACTTCTTCAGAAATCGCGAGTGTATTTTAAAGACTCGGATATTACGCATAATTTGGAGGAAATTCTGGGAGAAACTTGCAATATCTCAGACGAAACAGTTCCACAAAAGGCAACGGATAACCCAGCGAAACAGGACGTAGAATACACAGAACCACTAACTCTCCCAAACATAAACAACGCCATAGCCTTGGAAAAAGGGACTAACAGTACTCTGTTTCCAATGGATAACCTCTCAACCGAGGTCCAGCCATCCCGGTCTGACGACTTTGACCTCTCCGAGTTCAAGGTCAGCTCGCGCAGTTCGAGAACGATACCGGAAGTCTGGCagttatacaaaaataaagtgTCGCATAATGACGAAGATGTCAGGGAGCCTTTGCTGGTAACTATAACGGCACGGTACAGGAGGACACTAGTGGATTAG